A window of Cucurbita pepo subsp. pepo cultivar mu-cu-16 chromosome LG06, ASM280686v2, whole genome shotgun sequence contains these coding sequences:
- the LOC111797463 gene encoding transcriptional adapter ADA2a-like isoform X2, with translation MGRSRMVSRPEDEDPNQSKSKRKRPSSTEATNQATGQESRDGKVALYHCNYCNKDLSGRIRMKCVACPDYDLCVECFSVGAELTPHKSNHPYRVMDNLSFPLLCPDWHADEESLLLEGIAVYGFGNWDGVAEHVGTKSKLQCLNHYNAMYMNSPCFPLPDLSHVKGKSREELLAMATVPGEVKKEFPMVGEHNLNEGSSLSARVKCEESKKEDSAHQTSSSGTAGSISGSTFSGAVKKSNKPQIKDEIKQGESEADRSFSEKKPRVLGDSGPSVVELSGYNFKRKEFDIEYDNDAEHLLADMEFKDTDSAADHELKLRILRIYSKRLDERKRRKEFILDRDLLYSDPFEKHLSPEERAICQPYKVFMRFHSKEDHEELLKNLIEEHRIVKRIQELQEARAAGCRTIVESNRFLDQKRKETRDSSKRVKENSRAVPSDVSNHLKGEHDDNPRGSVKESPRSQGSGKEPSPATTWISSSIHDWDISGFAGADLLSEMERRLCCEIRILPAHYLKMVDIISVEMLKGSVTKKSDVHGLFKVDPSKVDRVYEMVVKKGIAQA, from the exons ATGGGTCGTTCTCGGATGGTGTCACGTCCGGAAGACGAGGACCCCAATCAGAG TAAATCCAAGAGGAAAAGGCCTAGTTCCACAGAGGCTACGAATCAAGCTACAG GTCAGGAATCGAGGGATGGAAAAGTAGCCTTATATCATTGTAATTACTGCAATAAGGATTTATCGGGGAGAATTCGCATGAAATGTGTGGCATGCCCAGATTATGACCTTTGTGTGGAGTGCTTTTCTGTTGGAGCCGAGCTTACACCTCATAAAAGTAATCATCCTTATAGGGTTATG GATAATTTGTCATTTCCTCTTCTATGTCCAGATTGGCATGCAGATGAAGAGAGCTTACTTTTGGAG GGCATTGCTGTGTATGGATTTGGAAACTGGGATGGAGTTGCAGAGCATGTTGGAACAAAGAGCAAGTTGCAGTGTCTCAATCACTATAATGCTATGTATATGAACTCCCCTTGCTTCCCTCTTCCT GATCTGTCACATGTTAAGGGTAAGAGCAGGGAGGAGCTCCTCGCCATGGCTACAGTCCCTGGTGAGGTCAAGAAAG AGTTTCCTATGGTAGGGGAGCATAACCTTAATGAAGGGTCTTCATTATCAGCGAGAGTCAA ATGTGAAGAATCGAAAAAAGAAGACTCTGCCCATCAAACCTCATCAAGTGGAACTGCAG GTTCAATCAGTGGTAGCACATTTTCAGGTGCAGTAAAGAAGTCGAACAAACCACAGATAAAGGATGAAATCAAACAAGGAG AATCTGAAGCAGACAGAAGCTTTAGTGAGAAAAAACCTAGGGTGTTAGGTGACAGTGGGCCTTCTGTGGTTGAGTTGAGTGGATATAACTTCAAGCGGAAGGAGTTCGACATTGAATATGACAATGATGCTGAGCATTTACTAGCAGATATGGAATTCAAGGACACTGACTCTGCAGCTGACCATGAACTTAAACTGAGGATTTTGCGCATATACTCAAAGAG GCTTGATGAAAGGAAACGCAGGAAGGAATTCATACTGGACAGAGATCTACTCTACTCCGACCCATTTGAAAAACATTTGTCTCCTGAAGAGAGGGCAATATGTCAGCCCTACAAGGTCTTCATGCGGTTCCACTCCAAGGAAGACCATGAAGAGCTTCTTAAGAATCTCATTGAAGAACATCGCATTGtgaagagaatacaagaacTCCAG GAAGCTCGAGCTGCTGGATGCCGAACAATTGTCGAATCAAATAGATTTCTTGatcagaaaaggaaagaaaccaGAGACAGCAGCAAGAGAGTAAAGGAAAATAGTCGAGCTGTTCCAAGTGATGTATCAAATCATCTCAAAGGAGAACATGATGACAATCCCAGGGGCAGTGTAAAAGAATCTCCAAGATCGCAAGGCAGCGGCAAGGAACCATCTCCAGCAACAACGTGGATTTCGAGCTCGATTCACGATTGGGACATCTCGGGATTCGCAGGCGCTGATTTACTATCTGAAATG GAGAGGCGACTTTGCTGTGAGATACGAATATTACCAGCTCATTATCTGAAAATGGTGGATATCATATCAGTTGAGATGCTAAAAGGCAGTGTTACAAAGAAATCTGATGTCCATGGTCTGTTCAAGGTGGATCCAAGTAAGGTAGATAGAGTTTATGAGATGGTTGTGAAAAAGGGAATTGCTCAAGCATGA
- the LOC111797274 gene encoding grpE protein homolog 2, mitochondrial-like isoform X1 → MSSSSILFRASRSLHRSSPILIGNQSQNCRTFPILYRQFHGLVDEISGKVEVLKPCFQGFLFQSAPVHVSLLNHIVFNPFPFQRFGLSSTASHESSENEERSAKQGTVNSEVSNQAEELSSTTDSHSTKSKSRRQRRRTIRTAFSNSDSESDEQPSMDDLVKSLTRKEELLKSKHKEIEKMQEKVLCSYAEMENVMDRTKREAENSKKFAIQNFAKSLLDVADNLGRASSVVKDSFSKIDESEDPSGAVALLKTLLEGVDMTEKQLMEVFKKSGVEKFDPTSEPFDPHKHYAVFQIPDGSKPDGTVAVVLKSGYMLHDRVLRPAEVGVTQAVEDN, encoded by the exons ATGTCCTCCTCGAGCATCCTCTTCCGAGCTTCCAGGAGCCTGCACCGGAGCTCGCCGATCCTCATTGGCAACCAATCACAGAACTGCCGAACTTTTCCGATTCTCTACAGGCAATTTCACGGTCTCGTTGATGAGATCTCCGGCAAGGTTGAGGTTCTTAAGCCGTGTTTTCAAG GCTTCCTCTTCCAGTCTGCTCCAGTTCATGTGTCTCTACTAAATCATATAGTCTTCAATCCTTTCCCCTTCCAAAGATTTGGATTATCCTCTACTGCTTCCCATGAATCTTCTGAAAATGAAGAGAGGAGTGCAAAACAAGGTACTGTGAATTCTGAAGTGTCTAACCAAGCAGAGGAATTGAGTTCTACAACGGATTCCCATTCCACCAAGTCAAAATCAAGACGACAGAGAAGGCGGACAATAAGAACTGCATTTTCCAATTCGGATTCTGAGAGCGACGAACAACCTTCCATGGATGATCTAGTTAAATCACTGACACGAAAGGAAGAGCTTCTGAAGTCTAAGCACAAAGAGATTGAGAAAATGCAAGAGAAAGTCCTCTGTTCTTATGCAGAAATGGAGAATGTTATGGACAGGACAAAACGTGAAGCAGAGAATTCAAAGAAGTTTGCCATTCAG AATTTTGCAAAGAGTTTGCTTGATGTTGCTGACAACTTGGGAAGAGCTTCATCTGTTGTTAAAGACAGTTTCTCAAAAATTGATGAATCTGAAGATCCAAGTGGAGCCGTAGCTCTTCTAAAAACCCTTTTAGAAGGGGTTGATATGACTGAGAAACAGCTTATGGAG GTATTTAAGAAGTCGGGGGTCGAGAAATTCGACCCTACAAGCGAGCCATTTGACCCGCATAAGCATTATGCTGTATTCCAAATACCGGATGGATCTAAGCCAGACGGCACTGTGGCTGTTGTGCTGAAG tCTGGATATATGCTACATGATCGAGTTCTTCGGCCAGCCGAGGTTGGTGTGACTCAAGCAGTGGAAGATAATTAG
- the LOC111797463 gene encoding transcriptional adapter ADA2a-like isoform X1, protein MGRSRMVSRPEDEDPNQSKSKRKRPSSTEATNQATVGQESRDGKVALYHCNYCNKDLSGRIRMKCVACPDYDLCVECFSVGAELTPHKSNHPYRVMDNLSFPLLCPDWHADEESLLLEGIAVYGFGNWDGVAEHVGTKSKLQCLNHYNAMYMNSPCFPLPDLSHVKGKSREELLAMATVPGEVKKEFPMVGEHNLNEGSSLSARVKCEESKKEDSAHQTSSSGTAGSISGSTFSGAVKKSNKPQIKDEIKQGESEADRSFSEKKPRVLGDSGPSVVELSGYNFKRKEFDIEYDNDAEHLLADMEFKDTDSAADHELKLRILRIYSKRLDERKRRKEFILDRDLLYSDPFEKHLSPEERAICQPYKVFMRFHSKEDHEELLKNLIEEHRIVKRIQELQEARAAGCRTIVESNRFLDQKRKETRDSSKRVKENSRAVPSDVSNHLKGEHDDNPRGSVKESPRSQGSGKEPSPATTWISSSIHDWDISGFAGADLLSEMERRLCCEIRILPAHYLKMVDIISVEMLKGSVTKKSDVHGLFKVDPSKVDRVYEMVVKKGIAQA, encoded by the exons ATGGGTCGTTCTCGGATGGTGTCACGTCCGGAAGACGAGGACCCCAATCAGAG TAAATCCAAGAGGAAAAGGCCTAGTTCCACAGAGGCTACGAATCAAGCTACAG TAGGTCAGGAATCGAGGGATGGAAAAGTAGCCTTATATCATTGTAATTACTGCAATAAGGATTTATCGGGGAGAATTCGCATGAAATGTGTGGCATGCCCAGATTATGACCTTTGTGTGGAGTGCTTTTCTGTTGGAGCCGAGCTTACACCTCATAAAAGTAATCATCCTTATAGGGTTATG GATAATTTGTCATTTCCTCTTCTATGTCCAGATTGGCATGCAGATGAAGAGAGCTTACTTTTGGAG GGCATTGCTGTGTATGGATTTGGAAACTGGGATGGAGTTGCAGAGCATGTTGGAACAAAGAGCAAGTTGCAGTGTCTCAATCACTATAATGCTATGTATATGAACTCCCCTTGCTTCCCTCTTCCT GATCTGTCACATGTTAAGGGTAAGAGCAGGGAGGAGCTCCTCGCCATGGCTACAGTCCCTGGTGAGGTCAAGAAAG AGTTTCCTATGGTAGGGGAGCATAACCTTAATGAAGGGTCTTCATTATCAGCGAGAGTCAA ATGTGAAGAATCGAAAAAAGAAGACTCTGCCCATCAAACCTCATCAAGTGGAACTGCAG GTTCAATCAGTGGTAGCACATTTTCAGGTGCAGTAAAGAAGTCGAACAAACCACAGATAAAGGATGAAATCAAACAAGGAG AATCTGAAGCAGACAGAAGCTTTAGTGAGAAAAAACCTAGGGTGTTAGGTGACAGTGGGCCTTCTGTGGTTGAGTTGAGTGGATATAACTTCAAGCGGAAGGAGTTCGACATTGAATATGACAATGATGCTGAGCATTTACTAGCAGATATGGAATTCAAGGACACTGACTCTGCAGCTGACCATGAACTTAAACTGAGGATTTTGCGCATATACTCAAAGAG GCTTGATGAAAGGAAACGCAGGAAGGAATTCATACTGGACAGAGATCTACTCTACTCCGACCCATTTGAAAAACATTTGTCTCCTGAAGAGAGGGCAATATGTCAGCCCTACAAGGTCTTCATGCGGTTCCACTCCAAGGAAGACCATGAAGAGCTTCTTAAGAATCTCATTGAAGAACATCGCATTGtgaagagaatacaagaacTCCAG GAAGCTCGAGCTGCTGGATGCCGAACAATTGTCGAATCAAATAGATTTCTTGatcagaaaaggaaagaaaccaGAGACAGCAGCAAGAGAGTAAAGGAAAATAGTCGAGCTGTTCCAAGTGATGTATCAAATCATCTCAAAGGAGAACATGATGACAATCCCAGGGGCAGTGTAAAAGAATCTCCAAGATCGCAAGGCAGCGGCAAGGAACCATCTCCAGCAACAACGTGGATTTCGAGCTCGATTCACGATTGGGACATCTCGGGATTCGCAGGCGCTGATTTACTATCTGAAATG GAGAGGCGACTTTGCTGTGAGATACGAATATTACCAGCTCATTATCTGAAAATGGTGGATATCATATCAGTTGAGATGCTAAAAGGCAGTGTTACAAAGAAATCTGATGTCCATGGTCTGTTCAAGGTGGATCCAAGTAAGGTAGATAGAGTTTATGAGATGGTTGTGAAAAAGGGAATTGCTCAAGCATGA
- the LOC111796491 gene encoding GDP-L-galactose phosphorylase 1-like, protein MLRIKRVPTVVSNFQKDEAEEVAPRAGCGRNCLNECCYEGAKIPLYAFKKLNKISKGLCCEYENTAPPFAFLDSLLLGEWEDRMQRGLFRYDVTACETKVIPGKYGFIAQLNEGRHLKKRPTEFRVDKVLQPFDGNKFNFTKVGQEEILFRFEANENGNAQLIPNAPLDVENSPNMVAINVSPIEYGHVLLIPRIFERLPQRIDRESFLLALHMAAEAGNTYFRLGYNSLGAFATINHLHFQAYYLAVPFPIEKAPTKKTISLNDEVIVSELLKYPVRGLVFEGENTLQALSNAVSDACICLQEHNIPYNVLIADCGQRIFLLPQCYAEKQALGEVSAELLDTQVNPAVWEISGHMVLKRKKDYDEASEENAWRLLAEVSLSEERFQEVCALIFEVLDTVDVEGSPSVAKEHGDACLEEVEARNNASRPLQVTGTRECLV, encoded by the exons ATGTTGAGGATTAAGCGTGTTCCGACTGTGGTATCTAATTTCCAAAAGGATGAAGCTGAGGAAGTCGCTCCCAGAGCAGGGTGCGGCCGGAACTGCCTCAATGAATGTTGCTATGAAG GAGCCAAGATTCCCTTGTATGCTTTCAAGAAGCTAAACAAGATCTCAAAAGGCTTGTGCTGCGAGTATGAGAACACTGCACCTCCTTTTGCTTTTCTTGACTCGCTGCTTCTTGGGGAG TGGGAGGACCGGATGCAGCGAGGGCTGTTTCGCTATGATGTCACTGCTTGTGAGACTAAG GTAATTCCTGGAAAGTATGGTTTCATTGCCCAGCTGAACGAGGGTCGACATCTGAAGAAGAGGCCAACCGAGTTTCGAGTTGATAAGGTTCTCCAGCCTTTTGATGGTAACAAATTCAACTTCACTAAGGTTGGGCAAGAAGAGATCCTCTTTCGGTTTGAAGcaaatgaaaatgggaatgCACAGCTTATTCCAAATGCCCCTCTTGATGTCGAAAATTCTCCAAACATGGTTGCCATTAAT GTTAGTCCCATTGAATACGGACACGTCCTCTTGATTCCTCGTATTTTCGAGCGCTTGCCGCAAAGGATCGATCGAGAAAGCTTCTTGCTTGCTCTTCACATGGCAGCGGAGGCTGGGAATACATACTTCCGACTCGGGTACAACAGCTTGGGCGCATTCGCCACCATCAATCACCTTCATTTTCAG GCATATTACTTGGCTGTTCCTTTCCCTATTGAGAAAGCTCCGACGAAGAAAACAATCTCGTTGAATGATGAAGTTATCGTCTCTGAGCTACTAAAATATCCCGTTCGAGGGCTCGTGTTCGAGGGCGAAAACACTCTGCAAGCGTTATCGAACGCAGTGTCTGATGCCTGCATATGCCTTCAAGAACACAACATTCCTTACAATGTCTTAATTGCTGATTGTGGGCAACGTATCTTCCTTCTCCCACAG TGCTATGCTGAGAAACAAGCACTTGGGGAAGTGAGCGCGGAGCTCCTCGACACCCAAGTGAACCCGGCCGTTTGGGAGATAAGCGGACACATGGtgttgaagaggaagaaggattACGACGAGGCGTCGGAGGAAAATGCCTGGAGGCTCCTCGCCGAGGTATCCCTATCAGAAGAGAGGTTTCAAGAAGTGTGTGCTCTAATCTTCGAAGTCCTCGACACAGTTGATGTTGAAGGTAGCCCGAGCGTGGCTAAGGAGCACGGTGATGCTTGTCTAGAGGAAGTTGAAGCTAGAAACAACGCCTCCCGACCACTTCAGGTGACCGGGACGCGGGAATGCTTAGTTTAG
- the LOC111797672 gene encoding prohibitin-1, mitochondrial-like translates to MNFNNIKVPKVPSGGAASALVKIGIIGGLGLYAASNSLYNVEGGHRAIVFNRLVGVKDKVYPEGTHLIIPWFERPIIYDVRARPNLVESSSGSRDLQMVKIGLRVLTRPLPNELPTLYRTLGENYNERVLPSIIHETLKSVVAQYNASQLLTQREAVSREIRKTLTERAAQFNIALDDVSITSLTFGREFTAAIEAKQVAAQEAERAKFVVEKAEQDKRSAIIRAQGEATSGQLIGQAVANNPAFMTLRKIEAAREIAHTIANSSNKVFLNSDDLLLNLQEMNLEPAGKK, encoded by the exons ATGAATTTTAACAATATCAAGGTTCCCAAGGTGCCTAGTGGTGGTGCGGCTTCTGCTTTGGTGAAGATTGGAATTattggtgggcttggattatATGCAGCTTCCAACAGTCTCTACAATGTTGAGGGAGGACATCGGGCCATTGTGTTTAACCGTCTAGTTGGAGTTAAAGATAAG GTTTATCCTGAAGGAACACATCTCATCATTCCTTGGTTTGAGAGGCCAATTATATACGATGTCCGTGCACGACCCAATCTTGTGGAGAGTAGTTCTGGAAGCCGAGACCTCCAGATG GTGAAAATCGGTCTTCGTGTTCTTACCCGTCCATTACCAAATGAGTTACCTACATTGTATAGAACACTTGgtgaaaattataatgaaagGGTTCTGCCTTCAATTATACATGAAACTCTGAAATCTGTAGTCGCGCAGTATAATGCCAGCCAACTTCTCACACAAAGAGAG GCTGTAAGTAGAGAAATCCGAAAGACATTGACTGAGAGGGCAGCTCAGTTCAATATCGCTCTTGACGATGTGTCCATAACAAGTTTAACTTTTGGAAGGGAGTTCACAGCTGCAATTGAAGCCAAACAAGTGGCTGCCCAAGAAGCCGAAAGAGCTAAATTCGTTGTCGAGAAGGCCGAACAGGACAAGAGAAGTGCTATAATCAGAGCACAG GGAGAAGCCACAAGTGGGCAGCTCATAGGCCAAGCTGTTGCCAATAACCCGGCGTTTATGACTCTGAGGAAGATCGAAGCAGCAAGAGAGATCGCTCATACGATTGCGAACTCATCCAACAAAGTTTTCCTCAATTCAGATGATCTGTTGCTGAACCTTCAGGAGATGAACTTGGAGCCTGCTGGGAAGAAGTAA
- the LOC111797274 gene encoding grpE protein homolog 2, mitochondrial-like isoform X2 has translation MSSSSILFRASRSLHRSSPILIGNQSQNCRTFPILYRQFHGLVDEISGKSAPVHVSLLNHIVFNPFPFQRFGLSSTASHESSENEERSAKQGTVNSEVSNQAEELSSTTDSHSTKSKSRRQRRRTIRTAFSNSDSESDEQPSMDDLVKSLTRKEELLKSKHKEIEKMQEKVLCSYAEMENVMDRTKREAENSKKFAIQNFAKSLLDVADNLGRASSVVKDSFSKIDESEDPSGAVALLKTLLEGVDMTEKQLMEVFKKSGVEKFDPTSEPFDPHKHYAVFQIPDGSKPDGTVAVVLKSGYMLHDRVLRPAEVGVTQAVEDN, from the exons ATGTCCTCCTCGAGCATCCTCTTCCGAGCTTCCAGGAGCCTGCACCGGAGCTCGCCGATCCTCATTGGCAACCAATCACAGAACTGCCGAACTTTTCCGATTCTCTACAGGCAATTTCACGGTCTCGTTGATGAGATCTCCGGCAAG TCTGCTCCAGTTCATGTGTCTCTACTAAATCATATAGTCTTCAATCCTTTCCCCTTCCAAAGATTTGGATTATCCTCTACTGCTTCCCATGAATCTTCTGAAAATGAAGAGAGGAGTGCAAAACAAGGTACTGTGAATTCTGAAGTGTCTAACCAAGCAGAGGAATTGAGTTCTACAACGGATTCCCATTCCACCAAGTCAAAATCAAGACGACAGAGAAGGCGGACAATAAGAACTGCATTTTCCAATTCGGATTCTGAGAGCGACGAACAACCTTCCATGGATGATCTAGTTAAATCACTGACACGAAAGGAAGAGCTTCTGAAGTCTAAGCACAAAGAGATTGAGAAAATGCAAGAGAAAGTCCTCTGTTCTTATGCAGAAATGGAGAATGTTATGGACAGGACAAAACGTGAAGCAGAGAATTCAAAGAAGTTTGCCATTCAG AATTTTGCAAAGAGTTTGCTTGATGTTGCTGACAACTTGGGAAGAGCTTCATCTGTTGTTAAAGACAGTTTCTCAAAAATTGATGAATCTGAAGATCCAAGTGGAGCCGTAGCTCTTCTAAAAACCCTTTTAGAAGGGGTTGATATGACTGAGAAACAGCTTATGGAG GTATTTAAGAAGTCGGGGGTCGAGAAATTCGACCCTACAAGCGAGCCATTTGACCCGCATAAGCATTATGCTGTATTCCAAATACCGGATGGATCTAAGCCAGACGGCACTGTGGCTGTTGTGCTGAAG tCTGGATATATGCTACATGATCGAGTTCTTCGGCCAGCCGAGGTTGGTGTGACTCAAGCAGTGGAAGATAATTAG